A genome region from Nicotiana tabacum cultivar K326 chromosome 13, ASM71507v2, whole genome shotgun sequence includes the following:
- the LOC107812255 gene encoding thiohydroximate-O-sulfate sulfur/sulfate-lyase (nitrile-forming) NSP5: MAATTQGKWIKLEVKGAGPGARSSHAITIVGQKVYAFGGEFTPRLPVDNKLYTFDLNDQEWSVADAAGDVPPPRVGVTMATVGETIYVFGGRDVEHKELNELYSFDTTTNKWTLLSSGDEGPPHRSYHSMTSDDRRIYVFGGCGNAGRLSDLWCYDVVDNKWIKFPLPGENCKPRGGPGLTVVLGKIWVVYGFSGDELDDVHYFDTVEEKWVQVETNGETPTARSVFSTVGIGKYIFIYGGEIDPSDLGHLGAGKFSGDVYALDTETLVWKWWIDSGDHPGPRGWCAFAGGRRDGQEGLLVYGGNSPSNDRLGGIFFFTPLVET; this comes from the exons ATGGCTGCAACAACACAAGGCAAATGGATCAAG CTGGAGGTAAAAGGGGCTGGACCTGGGGCAAGAAGCTCGCATGCCATCACTATTGTAGGACAAAAGGTATATGCCTTTGGGGGTGAATTTACACCTCGTCTCCCTGTCGACAACAAATTATACACGTTTGATCTCAATGACCAAGAATGGTCTGTGGCAGATGCAGCTGGGGATGTCCCTCCACCTCGTGTTGGTGTCACTATGGCCACTGTAGGGGAAACAATATATGTATTTGGTGGCAGAGATGTTGAACACAAGGAGCTCAATGAGCTCTATTCTTTTGACACAACTACTAACAAATGGACCTTATTGTCTAGTGGGGATGAGGGTCCTCCTCACCGAAGCTACCATTCAATGACTTCTGATGATCGCAGGATATACGTCTTTGGTGGTTGTGGAAATGCTGGAAGATTAAGTGATCTTTGGTGTTATGATGTTGTTGATAATAAATGGATCAAATTTCCTCTACCAGGGGAAAATTGTAAACCAAGAGGTGGACCTGGTTTGACTGTGGTCCTAGGCAAAATCTGGGTTGTGTATGGATTCTCTGGGGATGAACTTGATGATGTGCATTACTTTGATACAGTTGAAGAAAAGTGGGTGCAAGTGGAGACAAATGGTGAAACACCTACTGCTAGGAGTGTATTTTCAACTGTTGGGATTGGGAAGTACATTTTTATCTATGGTGGGGAAATTGACCCCAGTGACTTAGGTCACTTAGGTGCAGGGAAATTTTCCGGTGATGTCTATGCCCTTGACACGGAGACACTAGTTTGGAAGTGGTGGATTGATTCCGGTGACCATCCGGGGCCACGAGGGTGGTGCGCCTTCGCCGGCGGCCGACGAGATGGTCAAGAGGGGCTGCTGGTTTATGGTGGCAATTCACCTAGCAATGATAGGCTTGGTGGTATTTTCTTTTTCACTCCTCTGGTGGAGACTTGA